The DNA sequence AGCTTGTTGTTCCAATCAAAGGCTCCATTATCAAAATCTGATTCATTGCTCTTGGCAGATTTAAAAGTCTCAGTAGCATAATCAAGATAAGTTAAGTTTCCAGTAGCAAGAAACAACCATGTTCCTCCCCATGCCAATTCATCTTTGTAACTTGATGATTTGTAGAAATCTCTTGCTTGTTTTCCACATGCATCAACCATTGTGTAAGTTCCTTGCTTCTTTGGATCTTCACTTGTGACTAACTTGTGTAGAGTTTCTGCTGCTTTGACTAGTTTCTTTGAGTATTCTGTGTCATTTTTTAATACCATAGATGATGCAGATAATGCTGCAACAATTTCACCTCCTAAATCTGAAGCAGAACTGTCACAAATTGAAACTGGTCTTGCATAATCCATGTCTTCAGGTCTTTGCCAGCAGCTTATATCATTTTTTGGCTCTCCCTTATCACTAATGGTATTTCCAACCTAATCAAATAGAAGgtggaaaaaaaaagtaaattaaatttttggttaTGTAAAATCAGCAATTCACAATTTTGGTTCACAAATTTCCAAATGTGAAACTAGTCCTACTCCTATTGGTCAACTTCAATGAGTACAGTATAACTACAATCATCCAATCATATTTGTTCTTTTAAATAACGGTGGTTAAATGTAAAAGGTAGTTATTTTTGCTTATGTGGTGTTACATAATTGGATCCAAGTATAAAACTGTTTTATACTgatagtatatcaaaattaacttcAAGAAACAATGATACAAATTTAATATAAGTTTACCTGAGAGTATATTGTAAGGTTGGATTTAGATGTTGAAGTTGGGAGAATGAACACCTTAAGGAGATAGTCACTTCCCCATCTGATTATGTCTCTAACATGTTGAAGCTCACCAAGATCAGCATATTTACTATGATATTCCATCACACTCCAACTCAACAAGGTTGTAGTATAAGCTGTGGTGAAAGTAAATTTAATGTTATTGCCAGAGTCATAGAATCCACCAACAAGATCAGTATCTGCTGATTTTCCATCGCCTAATCCTGAATCGCCTCGAAATTTCACTGGGCTGTTCTTCGGATAGTGTCCAGCTTCAAagacaaaaagttaaaaattaaaaacataatgaTCTGAAGAAAATATGTTACACAAAGAGAAGTAGTGTAGTGTAGTATAGTATAGTACTAGTACATTTTTGTGCATCATAAAAAGTTAGAGCATGGTTAATTGCGAGTTTGAAATTGATTGAAGTTCCTTGATGCTTGTTCTTATGGGGTAAAAAGTGCAGGATTAGAACCAATGCTATGATGGCAAGAATGATTGTTAATGAAACAAGAAGGAAATTACGGAATTGGTCCTTATCAGTGATAACAAGATTGTAGTGATAATATTTTTGGTAGtgagaatgagaagggaaaggttGATAGGCAGAGGAAGAATCTGAAAGTGAATGAGTATATGTAAGAGGCAGCTTCTCTAACTCAAAAGTTGCCATACTTGGTTGAAGATGAAGATGGATTTACATAGTATATGGTATTGATTGATATTCATAATTCATATTATGGGTTGATATTCCAAAGCATAGGTTTGTCTTTGTTCTAAGTTTGCCGTCCAAAAAGAGGAGAATTGTGTTAGGCttaatctaatataaaatttgttcTACCCTTAATTTCTAATTAacgaaaaaatatttgtatagtCCTCTTAGATGATTTTGGTTTCTACTTTTAGTATGAAATCCATTTAACATTTTTCTTGTGAGTTGTGACTATCCATTTAGTATTGGTTACTAACTACAGTAATTTTTATATGTAAGTTCCCATCTTGTACTTCATTAATCATTATACTACACATAACGCATGCATGATTTGGTAACAAAGGAGGAAGGTTTCCTTAAAAGGGGACggcatcactggtagggatggcaaAATTTTTCGAGGCACGGAAATTTTTGCAGAAACCATTTCAAATGGAAATCTGACTGTAAAAAATGTTTTTTTCGGGGATGGAAATAAGATAAAATTCTCTTGAAGCAGGTGTGGGGACCCAAGTAAGAATTTCTGCTCCGTCTTTGCTAATCCCtaaaattcataaatttatttaagGCGAGTGCTACGGTGCTGAAACAAAATTTTTTCAACACCTACTGAAATGAGGTGGTGACAAAAAGAGTTGGACACGTATTGGTATTATTGTTGCAGGAGGAGACACAAATTACAGAACAGCAGTAGTAGCAGGAATTGTATTGGAAATATTAAGtagttattaataattaaataaagataaccttttttattggtttttgttGTCATTGGACATGAACATGCTATTTTCATTTTGTAGTTGGACCAAGTTATTCCAAAAGTGAACcattaatcaataataataataataataataataataataataataataataataataataataatatttggaTATGGCATGATATTTAGAGCATGTAGTAGTTATTTGTAGTTTTGtatatgaaaattaaataggacCACGATAATACTATCATAGTaataatgaattaaaattataaattccagtaaaataaataataataataataataataataaaatcttaaattcttctattattttatctttttttttttacaaattcatTAAACCTTAAAACACAAATTTctaattaagaaattaattttattataaaagataaatcacataatttaagtatatatataaaagtctaaaataaaataaagaaagttaataaaaaaataataaacaaattaaaaaaaatgtgttcGAAAAATTATAAACTCTAGCTGCTAAATCCTAAACCCCCTAAATTTTCGACAACAAACTCTAAGCTTTAACCCTCGATCCAAAATCTCTAAATCCTAACTCAAATCTTATACTATAAACACTAAACTACAaacctaaataaaaaatactaaataaataacctTTAACTATAAATGCTAACTCATAAATTCAAAATTATAAATCACACTTTCTATTTTATCAACAATAAACACTAATTTCTTAACCctaaattctaaataatatcATACAtagtaaaatattaataaagatattttgtatcatttttttaattaaaaatactaaaattttaatatttattgtatacaatcttttaaattaaaaaatttctactAAAACCTAATATTTCAAAATGTCAAATCTAATATTGTAATGAGTAAACgagtttctaatttttatgtgaggataattttgtttcaaaggatttattaaataatattaaagttaatCTAAAATCTTCTTCTATTGTTTAGCTAGtagtcataaaattatttatagatGTACACCTATAATTTTCATAAattgcattcttttttttttttggccatGCAAATTAAATTATGTGAATAGACTAACATACATTAACATAGAATAGacatataactaatttttattcaggatatatatataattttagccTTCAATCAATTTATTAATATGAATTATCGTTGTTTTTAAATCCTATatatattcttcttttagttttattttcttaaaaatttactATTCTTTTAAACTTTGAATGACTCATTAATTACTTTGTATTTATTATGCtcttcaattttttaataaaaaaagaaaatattaaaattatcaaatcacaaaatactagcaaaaataaattttttaatttaaaagattatatacaataaatattaaagttttagtatttttaattaaaaaagtgatacaaaatatttttattaatattttattatgtatgatattatttaggatttagagttaagaaattaatatttattgttaatagaataaaaagtgtgatttatactTTAGAATTTATGAATTAGCAATTTATGGTTAAaggttatttatttagtattttttatttagatttgtAGTTTAAAATTTATGGTATAAGATTTGAGTTAGGATTTAGGGATTTTGGATTGGGGGTTAAGGTTTAGAGTTTGTTGTTGAGAATTTAGGAATTAGAATTTAGCagttagggtttatgatttttcgaacatatttttctcaatttatttattttttaattaattttatttaatttattttatactttcatACATATGCTTAAATTATgtgatttattttttacaataaaaataatttcttaattaagaaattatgttttaaggtttaataaatttgtaaaaaaataaaataatagaaagatttagaatttaattattattattattattattattattattattattattattattattattattattattattatttattttactgaaatttataattttaattcattattACTATGATAACATTATCgtgatcctatttgatttttatgtACAAAACTACAAATAACTACTCCTACATGTTCTAAATATCATGTCATAtccaaatattattattattattattattattattattattattattattatggcccaaaataatttttttatcaataattcatTTTTCAAATAACTGGCtccaactaataataataataataataataataataataaatattattaatatttattattattattattattattattattattattattattattattattattattattattattatggcctaaaataattttttatcaactaTTCATTTTTCAAATAACTGGGTTCAACTATAAAATAAAATCAGCATGTCCATGTCTAATGATaacaaaaaccaataaaaaaattatctttattaTACTATTAACAAATACTTCCAACAAAATTCCTGTACCACCGTGCTACTCTGCGTTTGTGTCTGCTCCTGCAACAACAACACTAACACGTGTCTAACTCTCTTTATCACCATCTCATTTCAATAGGTGTTGAAAAAATTTTGTTTCAGCACCATAGCATAATCCTTTATTTAATTGTTCTTAATAATTTATTTCTCATTTATGAATTTTTAGTCCTTTCACAtgccccatatatatatatatatatatatagaagaattctaaatttctaatcCTCATTTACATAACTCTTCTTTAATTTAGAGATCTTAGTGTCGTTCATACTTCATCCAACCTCTTTGCAGCCAACCTCTCGTCACATTCTTTTCTCATCGCACCGTCAACCCTCCCCACGCCGTTCTCTCTGTTTGCGGCGTTCTTTCTCCTTTCTGAAGTGCGTCTGTTCTCCTCTTTATTGCTGCATCCCACATCTCGTCCACTGTTCTATGTTCTGTCTAGCCGTCGCATCTGCCCACCGTGTCGGTTCAAAAGAAGTCTTCGTCTGTCGTTTAGTgtttttgtataaaattttacCATTTTTGTATAAGATGAATATCTTGCAACTCTATTATCAAAAGCTTATTCATAATTTTGGCTTACTCAAGTAATATGTGTAGCCTTTAAAGTGTTTTGTATCTTCAAACAAATCTATGCAAACCCAAAAAGAATTAGCCCTTTAATTTCTCTCTAATTTGTTAATTGtagaattagaaaaagaaaaaatttcacaTATATTATTCTTAGGTTgaaaatatatatcatatatgtaggtacttattattattattattgttggattggTCAAGTAGTTAATTCGTTCGTCTACTTAAAGTAAgtctcaaaaatttaaattttgctttGTGTATGCATTAACTTATTAACTAAcaacaaactcttaaatagagtTTTGATCATACCAAATTAGTCATTCAACTACTGGATTTGAGAGATATCATAGGGAAAAACATAATAAATAGGCACTACAATAGCACAAGAACCTTTATTTGCCTTTAACCCTTTATTACAATCTAAGTCTTAAGGTTAGGGTTGTGCAGCTTGTGCTATATCTATTCCTTAGCCAGTGTTCCTAAGTACAGGACAGCTTGAAATAGCATCTTCACCACTTGCATCAATGGCAGGACCTTTCACGAGTCCACCAAGGAGTTCAGCAGGATCATAAAAGAACTCCACCTTCACTATCTTCGAGGCCTCATCCAACTGTAACCATAACAAAAACCATGACTTactaaaaattgaatttattccATAAATGTATGGAAAGCATAGTATTAATAATAAGTGTTAACATCAAAGCAATGCTATATATGTTGCTGCATACAGTTAGATTCAGATTCTTAATTGAAGCAAATATCTTTCTAAATTCTAATGCTCTTTCTTTTGGTTGTCCATGGTATACTCCAATTCCATAAGTCAAGGACTAATCTATCACAGATCTAAGCTTTATTTAAAGGTCTACCGTTGGTCGATGGATTGCTGTCTGCATAAGGCGAGATTCGACCCttgacacttgtttaagcggacgagtgagctgactaCTCGACCATCCCAAACTGGTTTTCTAATGTTCTTTCTAATATCATGCATATATGGATATTACTTTCGAAAATGGAGGAAGCAATGATATAATATACCGTGAAAATGGCGATTCCAAAAAGTTCAACTTTTTGACCAGTTGGGGCATGGCCTTTGAAAGGACCCTCCATGAATCCCCAGTGTCTGAACTTGTAAATAATAACGGGTGGTCCAGAATAGACATGAAGAATCTCCAGAGCAAAACCACGTGGGAAAGTGGTGGTGAAAATTTTGTGAGATGAATCTGCTGTTTCTTCATTTGGGTCGTATACCCTTAGTTCTTGTGGCATCGATGTTTGCAGCAGTGCATTATACCCACCACCTCCAAGCTTCTTATTCTCTTCCAACGTCATAGCATTCCTTCCTATCACCATTAATTCTCAAAAGCTTAAGAACAACTTTTCACTTTCAAGTTATAATCTGTCCAAactttagaataaataatttcgTGACATGATATCAGAACTAATATTCCAACCAATATAAGGCGAAAATGGAGATATGCTAATTCCTTATTGCGTGAAGTGTGGTATTAGACGATAGTTTAGTTAAATATGTCAAATCTTTTAACAATTCTcaatcatcaattttacaaacacTGGCACGCGAGTTTATGAGTTTATAATACATGGTTAGATATATAACATGCTGAAAAGTGAAAATTCACAcacaattatttttatgtaaagttaataattgaaaatcgttaaatgataatttaactAAATATATGTCCAatcatttaacaatttttaactatcaactttacgaAAACAAGCGCATGTGAGTCTCTGCCGTATAATACATGGTTAACTTATTATTACCATTGAGGCTGAAGGTGTATTTCTGTGGGTCTAGTGATCTGTATTGATTTACATCAAGTTTATGGAAAATTTCCATTTCCCAATTCTTGACTAGAGTCTGCACCTGCTCTTCAAGAGATCCAGGAGCCCATTCCTGCAATCAAGAATATAAATACTAgtgtattatatatattacttagtAGTAGTTATTCTAAAATGTGGGGGTACCTTGGTTCTGCCCTCTTCAAAAAGCTTGTTGACAGCATCATAATTAGGAGGGGCACCAAATCTCCATTTGGTGTTCTTCTCTTGCTCTTGATGCAAAAACGTGCGGTATTTGTCCTCTGATGAACCCATCAATCTCTTGCTGCCATATAACTCAATATCTTATTAGCTTTGTGATGATATCTATATACATAATTGAAGAGGAGGTAAGATGACTTTTCATACTTATTCCCAGCAGAAAGCAATGGctttattattatattgtaaTAATGAGGAAAATAATATCATGGTTAATTTTATAGGAGAGAATAATGCCACAATAACTATAATGGACAATTGCTCTTAATCATGTGGCAgtagtttgtttgatttttcaAGTGGTGATAGATGAGTGGTAAGGCCATACGTATCTATGAAATAAAAAATGACAATTACTTAATTGTTACAAAATTTCTAGCAcatcttgaaaattctttattaagcttagtcatcaattttaaagcTTCCAATGTACTTCATGATTCTTCTAGTATGGAGGTGATGAGTGCAACTTCCATtcaattccaattcaatttgattttgaacttcTTTAATGTTCTAGTATATTGTAGTTGTGCTATTCTTTTGAATGTTCTTCAAAACTCTTCAAGCTTCCAATATGTTAGCTTCTAGCAATATCTAGCCAATTGATGATTATTGTATTCAACTCAAACTTTGcttcttcaattctctaaccATGTTTCATAAAGATTCTAGTCCATGcaagttgatttaaaattttaatcaacaTACACTAGTTAATTAGTTTAGTATCTTGAATTATTTTGAAATCTTTTGAAAGTTGAGTTTGTGTGTTATTGGTTACTATTTTAGTATCCTATTAGTGATTTGATTTAAGTGAAATTATTATCTATTTTGTCCGTTCCTCATATTTTATAGGAAAATATTTGTTTgtcatatttgtatataaatgttaaaatgaactatttaaattttttcagaaattattttttatatggaaCTCTTTTGGATATATTTGCTGAATATTGGTGAAAGACGTATTTTATCAAGGTATGAGTGTTAGACTCATCAACATGTCAGGGGCGTGGTGCCTGAGCCCATCAGTGGCGTGTCAGTCCCCGGTCAACACGCAGAGAACGTGGTGATGTGGCGGTCAGGAACAGGTGGCAGTACCTTGTTAACACGCGAGGAGTGTGTGTGTTGCCTTGAAATTCGTGAAGCATTGTAGGTTTGTGGTGAGTTCCGATGATGCAGCAGCCTAGTCTGCATGCAGGGAACAATCTCCCACTCCGGTAACCAGCGGCCAGCCCATTAAGCTCTATATATTAAAGTTTCTCCCCATTCCCTTCATGCATGTTGTGAAAGAGGTAGGAGatcaccaaagaaaaaaaaaagagcatggAGAAGAAGAGGGGCTTGTTACCTTTAAAAAAGAAGAGAGTGTTACAGTGTGTTAGTAATagtgttagtgtgagtggtgttttgaaagaaaaaaaatattaaaaaaaattattagtttgtaATAATTAAAGAATAGTATGTAATTATACGGCACCCAAATACCATATTatcaattatttagattattCAATTTatgtaaattgataaattttatttgtttatgtatttaaatttttttaaattttgttattgttagtatcatataaaaatatagtaggattgttgttttttatattttataaatattttagaaaaaaatttatttgtaaaatataattatattttattttatataaacgtgaatatataatttttttgttataattgaattaattttttgttataaaaatactataaagaaatatatattttataatttttgttatgaatataataatgaataaataaatatttggattttttgaaaataaatatgtaTATCGAACatgtattttcaaaattttaataaataaatattataataaattgtaaatatttataaaatatattgttattaaatattaaaaaaataaatattttgatttcgggaaaaaatcaattatttatatttatttatttaaaaaaagaaatgtaagtataaatatttgtttataatatttaaagaaataaatgttaatatataatttttttattatttttcttagaatgaaattatttttctatgaGTTTAATAAACAATTTGAAtattaataaatgaataaatattttttttaaataaatatggtaatatttgttaaatattttaataaataaatattataattaaaatgtgAATATTTATAACAATATTTATATTGATGTTGATTTATTATTTGTaagaattattatttatttaaactaataaatatatttttttggaaCCAGCCTAACAGGAATTTGATGGTTCGTAAACTGGATCCGCTACAGACGTGGAACCCGATGGTCGAAAACCACTTATGCTCGACGGGATTTTACCATGTTTCTAGGATTGGGGTGATAAGAGGATTTTACCCCTTATTAGCTGCTCTGGTGGAAAGGTGGAAGCCAGAAACTCACACCTTTGTATTGCCGGTGGGTAAGGTTACTGTGACACTGGAAGATGTCGCACATATATTTGGCCTACCCATTGATAGAGAGCCTGTGAGCGGATGGACAGATAGTAGTAGCGACTTCATATAGAACCAGAGCATCGCGATATTCGGTCATGAACCAGAAGTCAATAGTTCTTTGAAGTCCTATATAAAGCTGGGTTGGGTTCGACGTATCAGAGACGCAGAGCCGTTGGACAATAAGGAGTCCATTAGGAGATACGTCAGATGCCAGATTTTCTGTTTGTTGGGTTCGACTCTATTCACAGATAAGTCGATCGCATATGGCCACATGAAGTATCTACCATTGCTTCGCAATTTCGAGCAAATCCATACTTATAATTGGGGGTCAGCATGTCTCTCACATCTTTACAGAGTATTGTATCGTGCATCACGACAGGATA is a window from the Arachis hypogaea cultivar Tifrunner chromosome 17, arahy.Tifrunner.gnm2.J5K5, whole genome shotgun sequence genome containing:
- the LOC112767340 gene encoding endoglucanase 25 codes for the protein MATFELEKLPLTYTHSLSDSSSAYQPFPSHSHYQKYYHYNLVITDKDQFRNFLLVSLTIILAIIALVLILHFLPHKNKHQGTSINFKLAINHALTFYDAQKSGHYPKNSPVKFRGDSGLGDGKSADTDLVGGFYDSGNNIKFTFTTAYTTTLLSWSVMEYHSKYADLGELQHVRDIIRWGSDYLLKVFILPTSTSKSNLTIYSQVGNTISDKGEPKNDISCWQRPEDMDYARPVSICDSSASDLGGEIVAALSASSMVLKNDTEYSKKLVKAAETLHKLVTSEDPKKQGTYTMVDACGKQARDFYKSSSYKDELAWGGTWLFLATGNLTYLDYATETFKSAKSNESDFDNGAFDWNNKLNAVAVLLTRIRYFRDPGGLYEHALRLSSNSTHSLMCSLLFNDFSRTPGGLIIMKDDNGPLLEYAATASFLSKLYSDYLHHLKFSGAKCKSNVFSVAMLREFASSQVNYILGQNPLKMSYLVGYGDKFPVHVHHRSASIPWDDKKHYSCDGGKKWLNSKDPNLQVLVGAMVGGPDMHDGFIDQRNNSRFTEPNIASNAGLVAALIALSDNSSGLKDSF
- the LOC112766997 gene encoding LOW QUALITY PROTEIN: pathogen-related protein (The sequence of the model RefSeq protein was modified relative to this genomic sequence to represent the inferred CDS: deleted 1 base in 1 codon) codes for the protein MGSSEDKYRTFLHQEQEKNTKWRFGAPPNYDAVNKLFEEGRTKEWAPGSLEEQVQTLVKNWEMEIFHKLDVNQYRSLDPQKYTFSLNGRNAMTLEENKKLGGGGYNALLQTSMPQELRVYDPNEETADSSHKIFTTTFPRGFALEILHVYSGPPVIIYKFRHWGFMEGPFKGHAPTGQKVELFGIAIFTLDEASKIVKVEFFYDPAELLGGLVKGPAIDASVKMLFQAVLYLGTLAKE